The proteins below are encoded in one region of Colletotrichum lupini chromosome 5, complete sequence:
- a CDS encoding Sec7 domain-containing protein — MPFLRRRGNMVSETDMRRHTILESETAPQLPPLPQHFPPQRPQSHHQQPDQLPPPPPLQSLSRPQSQQHKKQQLSDHSNPIPELKLPSSPPPPPPTSQPEQEQKQEQETQGGQPRPSVSISVQEPLSTSLALPRPSDDDDGALNPPNPNDPDARPDTPPIQEETPKHRRFSILRFRNASDSQLSVRAKQQAEKPPPVPRPPEIITTAPTADLQVPQKKQSRMRLADRFRRSGELPRHSEDGGGRAMTWKSTRRKTGLEDMASRNRPTLVTFEEPGRPASSRSPTNGEHHDVPNLSLPNNRASESSRSDASSGEHLFATNTLGNSPPVPSSSSFFRLPRRKPKTAAPMFDLSHLPQKGKPSIDNPATSSSSLGGPQPAAASTSREGTPRPQQGSRPHSSHSTRANSVASSAHEQSAKPNASPATALFRPGSTNSGQSSPTRARLQRRGRSSTMSSLGRDSTDGHLDPGNGRASTSVGRKSFGDLLGLNRLRQNSDLGQGRQGSLTPATPGSNTSKNNSLQIAREAIPLPERLEDETPVKYLARIEEILSRGVIASALSKGSDPFSIAVLRSYMRRFSFFEYPMDMAIRKLLMEAELPKETQQIDRCLQAFANRYHECNPGIYASPDQAYFVAFSLLILHTDVFNKNNKHKMQQPDYLKNTKGEGVSDSVLSCFYDNITYTPFIHVEDDLDLNSDRLLANRAKRKTIFPGGTPETTAKRSNREPLDPYTLIIDGKLDILRPSLKDVMELEDHYNYLGTAKDLNVKELQRTFFRTGVLQIVSARSRPDAFRDDKGSSNPAEAAQGVVDIKITKVGLLWRKDVKKKKTRSPWQEWGAILTGAQLYFFRNTTWIKNLMHQYESHVKQGFDGEPITFKPPLPEFKPDGYLPTKEAVALVDSTYKKHKNAFKYSQPSGYVEEVLLADNEEEMNDWLAKLNYAAAFTTSGVRMRGVVGGNYEGQSRRGIRRLGSSASAQVIQTPTGDVSIVRGKIDHKEAESIQAQRRQTMMDAVAKADEEIALKEQELEGHLRNARHLQILSPIQGKTRDQILSAAAHMDVKIKWTRMDMWKSMCHRDVLLKDLAEEQSLRGLTPTTTQNGREPRETSPSAKERPSILDAVSANSVARRRRRSSAAVSTIQPSKTPQAEPDSPVTEAYQTPPTSATFSPHKHQNSWDSKVSKSAERVQPQRPGSSSSQSSGEPTFYSPQQHSTQKRGEQSTDNDRHEDVDANERALLQQAGLLESGSRGRIPPERKRTGSFSEPGDASESRDTPGSIDKQDKTKIRRSLQRTLRESAGHLSHHRSRKGKEIISGSGADDTSREDVLTRGSGSFVVHGKKASVINFGSELQQLTPEERMKQRKQDEPASPVSVAEDYHDALNDSLEPTERRESAASASTATARSFRELHRKYSSAHASKAPAFGGHLLVPSDGESEAAVSFSEGRRTPLPPIENESGDEEEGEAAVSSPQIVSPRPIPSPQLIISPQPISSALATPLATASEPSTPLETQMEEKEEDERGAEMQRLPSPPVQAVKA; from the exons ATGCCTTTCCTACGCCGTCGCGGCAACATGGTCAGCGAGACCGATATGAGGCGCCATACCATTCTTGAGTCCGAGACTGCGCCTCAGCTACCGCCGCTCCCTCAACATTTCCCTCCCCAGCGACCTCAATCCCACCACCAACAGCCCGACCAGCTGCCGcccccgccgccgctgcagTCTCTCTCTCGACCTCAATCACAACAGCACAAGAAGCAACAACTCAGCGACCACTCAAATCCGATACCCGAGCTCAAACTGCCAtcatcgccgccgccaccgccgcccaCCTCGCAGCCGGAACAGGAACAGAAGCAGGAACAGGAAACTCAAGGGGGTCAACCGCGACCTTCTGTGTCCATTTCGGTACAAGAACCTCTGTCTACGTCTCTGGCCTTGCCTAGGCCatccgacgacgatgatggcGCTCTCAATCCACCGAATCCCAATGACCCTGATGCGCGACCGGATACCCCTCCTATCCAGGAAGAGACACCAAAGCACCGTCGTTTCTCCATATTGAGGTTTCGCAACGCATCCGACTCGCAATTGTCGGTCAGGGCTAAACAACAGGCTGAAAAGCCCCCTCCTGTACCTCGCC CCCCTGAGATTATCACGACAGCTCCCACCGCCGACCTCCAGGTTCCCCAGAAGAAGCAGTCGCGCATGCGACTCGCGGATCGCTTTCGACGCTCAGGCGAATTGCCAAGACATAGCGAGGATGGAGGCGGAAGGGCCATGACGTGGAAGTCAACGAGAAGAAAGACGGGGTTGGAAGACATGGCATCGAGAAACCGGCCAACCCTCGTGACTTTTGAGGAGCCTGGCCGCCCAGCATCTTCGAGATCGCCGACGAACGGAGAGCATCATGACGTTCCCAACCTATCTCTTCCCAATAATCGAGCATCAGAATCGTCGCGCTCCGACGCCAGCTCAGGAGAACACTTATTTGCTACAAACACCCTAGGCAACTCGCCTCCGGTACCGTCAAGCTCCAGCTTTTTTCGCCTACCCCGAAGGAAACCCAAGACTGCAGCGCCAATGTTTGACTTGTCTCATTTACCACAGAAGGGCAAGCCTTCGATTGACAACCCCGCCACGTCATCTTCATCTCTCGGCGGTCCCCAGCCAGCCGCTGCTTCTACTTCTAGAGAGGGAACCCCTCGTCCTCAGCAAGGCTCGCGACCTCATTCCAGTCACAGCACAAGGGCCAACTCTGTGGCGTCCTCTGCGCATGAGCAGTCTGCGAAGCCCAATGCTTCACCTGCTACTGCTCTGTTCAGACCAGGATCAACAAACTCGGGACAGTCCTCCCCTACGCGTGCCCGCTTACAGCGCCGTGGCAGATCGTCAACTATGAGTTCTCTAGGAAGGGATTCCACGGATGGTCATCTTGACCCTGGAAATGGTCGAGCATCGACGTCAGTTGGGCGCAAAAGCTTCGGTGACCTACTCGGGCTAAATCGACTACGCCAAAACTCCGATCTTGGCCAGGGTCGACAAGGCAGCCTGACACCAGCAACGCCTGGATCCAACACTTCAAAGAACAACTCGTTGCAGATTGCCCGCGAAGCCATTCCTCTACCCGAGAGGCTTGAGGACGAGACTCCCGTCAAGTACCTCGCTCGAATAGAGGAAATATTGAGTCGCGGAGTAATTGCCAGTGCGTTGTCCAAGGGGAGTGATCCGTTCTCAATAGCAGTCTTACGGAGCTATATGCGCCGCTTCAGCTTCTTTGAGTACCCAATGGATATGGCTATCCGAAAGCTGCTCATGGAGGCCGAGCTACCGAAGGAGACGCAGCAGATAGACAGGTGTCTACAGGCTTTTGCGAACCGTTACCACGAATGCAACCCTGGCATTTATGCCTCTCCAGATCAGGCGTACTTCGTCGCATTCtcactacttattttacacACTGATGTCTTCAATAAGAACAACAAGCACAAGATGCAGCAGCCCGATTACTTGAAGAACACCAAAGGGGAGGGTGTTTCGGACTCAGTCTTGAGCTGTTTTTACGACAACATTACGTATACTCCTTTCATTCATGTCGAGGATGACCTAGACCTCAACAGCGATCGACTTTTGGCAAACAGGGCCAAGCGGAAGACGATTTTCCCAGGAGGCACACCGGAAACTACGGCCAAGCGTTCAAACCGGGAGCCTCTTGATCCTTACACACTTATAATAGACGGCAAGCTGGATATCTTGCGACCGAGTCTCAAAGACGTAATGGAACTCGAAGACCATTACAACTACTTAGGGACGGCAAAAGATCTCAACGTAAAGGAGCTTCAAAGAACTTTCTTCAGAACCGGAGTGTTGCAGATCGTGTCGGCCAGATCCCGGCCTGATGCTTTTCGCGATGACAAGGGCTCCAGCAACCCGGCCGAGGCGGCACAGGGCGTTGTTGACATCAAGATCACCAAGGTCGGGCTTCTGTGGCGCAAAGAtgtcaagaagaagaagacgaggtCACCGTGGCAGGAATGGGGAGCCATTCTCACAGGCGCTCAGCTCTACTTTTTCCGCAACACCACTTGGATAAAAAACCTAATGCACCAGTACGAGTCGCATGTTAAGCAGGGTTTCGATGGCGAGCCAATAACCTTCAAGCCGCCTCTTCCGGAATTCAAACCAGACGGGTATCTGCCAACTAAGGAAGCTGTTGCGCTCGTCGATTCCACCTATAAGAAGCATAAGAACGCCTTCAAATATTCTCAGCCCAGCGGTTATGTGGAGGAAGTTCTCCTGGCCGATAATGAGGAAGAGATGAATGATTGGCTAGCCAAGCTGAACTATGCAGCGGCTTTTACGACGTCAGGCGTTCGCATGAGAGGCGTCGTGGGAGGTAATTACGAGGGCCAAAGCCGGCGCGGCATTAGGAGACTCGGCAGTTCGGCCTCTGCTCAGGTCATCCAGACTCCAACAGGCGATGTTAGCATTGTTAGAGGCAAGATTGACCACAAAGAGGCCGAGTCCATCCAGGCACAACGACGGCAGACTATGATGGACGCAGTCGCCAAAGCTGATGAAGAAATTGCTCTGAAGGAGCAAGAATTAGAAGGACACTTGAGGAACGCCCGGCACCTTCAAATCCTATCGCCTATTCAAGGCAAAACTAGAGATCAGATCTTGTCAGCTGCAGCTCACATGGATGTCAAGATCAAGTGGACTCGCATGGACATGTGGAAATCAATGTGTCATCGGGATGTTCTGCTGAAGGATCTAGCTGAGGAGCAGAGTCTTCGGGGTCTTACTCCTACTACAACTCAAAACGGCCGAGAGCCTCGTGAGACATCACCCTCTGCCAAAGAAAGGCCTTCTATTCTCGACGCCGTATCGGCAAATAGTGTGGCACGCAGGCGCAGGCGATCATCTGCCGCTGTCTCAACAATCCAGCCTTCGAAAACTCCGCAAGCAGAGCCCGACTCTCCCGTCACTGAAGCTTATCAAACCCCGCCTACCAGTGCTACTTTCAGCCCACACAAGCATCAAAACTCATGGGACTCGAAAGTTTCCAAGTCGGCAGAGCGTGTTCAGCCTCAGAGACCTGGTTCCAGCTCCAGCCAGTCATCTGGCGAGCCGACTTTCTACAGCCCGCAACAGCATTCGACGCAGAAGAGGGGCGAACAGTCCACAGACAATGACCGACATGAAGACGTTGATGCAAATGAACGGGCGCTACTACAGCAAGCCGGCCTGCTAGAGTCGGGCTCTCGCGGGCGAATTCCCCCGGAACGGAAGCGAACGGGGTCGTTCTCTGAACCAGGAGATGCCTCGGAGTCGCGAGATACGCCTGGCTCAATCGATAAACAAGACAAGACCAAGATCCGGCGAAGCCTCCAACGCACACTCAGAGAAAGTGCTGGCCATCTTTCACACCACCGCAGCAGAAAGGGCAAGGAAATCATCTCCGGCAGCGGCGCAGATGACACTAGCCGTGAGGACGTGCTCACCAGGGGTTCCGGCAGTTTTGTGGTACATGGAAAGAAGGCGTCCGTTATCAATTTCGGCTCCGAGTTACAGCAACTTACTCCGGAGGAGCGCATGAAGCAGCGTAAGCAAGACGAGCCTGCATCCCCAGTCAGTGTCGCAGAAGACTACCACGACGCTTTGAATGATTCGCTGGAACCCACAGAAAGAAGAGAATCAGCTGCCAGCGCCAGCACTGCCACGGCCAGGAGCTTCCGTGAACTCCATCGCAAGTATTCTTCAGCACATGCATCCAAAGCACCCGCCTTTGGCGGGCACCTCTTGGTGCCATCCGATGGCGAGAGCGAGGCAGCAGTTAGTTTCTCCGAGGGAAGAAGGACACCGCTTCCTCCAATCGAGAATGAGTCTGGAGATGAAGAAGAGGGCGAGGCAGCTGTGAGCAGTCCGCAAATCGTCAGCCCACGGCCTATACCCAGCCCTCAGCTGATCATAAGTCCACAACCCATCTCTTCTGCTCTGGCAACTCCACTGGCAACCGCGTCTGAGCCTTCGACGCCCTTGGAAACCCAgatggaggagaaggaggaagaCGAGAGGGGTGCTGAGATGCAAAGGCTGCCTAGCCCCCCTGTGCAAGCAGTCAAGGCCTAG
- a CDS encoding SRP72 RNA-binding domain-containing protein, whose amino-acid sequence MAGFGDTIASLLETYSKCLCLLKGLKGARGNKQPRQLRRSIRSDRSKVRSVYSSKLSVAGTHLEKGDAVARSSVRRVIKRLTSATTNLLHLMTRGQNPVIDYQSLKTLSNSSRVDAVKAINDLSRRLSTPSLKSSSSGSSKKQKHPKRMLAADSKSKSKDREASERKLLKSAAEANETETKPGNPTYTQHLKAEKRMSMATMSSGSTKLGEIAPNKLRRRPSEKPASTDQFSVAPTYPLRPYHQPEVKRKRLWGLFGAFTLPIDTGSHRKHAGRHWLCPTIHIDVDSLSTSNGPKRVFNSISPFATSYRGAAEHAAPPLLNHHDSFFAADAAPHLTMPSDPAANLSALLRAASIEDHEEVLKAANASLKASKTDIVAQRTRVVALLKLDRFDDALRAIADGGDKLEVASLLEKAYALYKTGKLQEAREVANSKPQRSFRHLVAQVAYRAEDFKDALDVYSSLLEDEQGEESDLKINQLASAAQLEWKVSNSLDGEDTPIPAAEDADTFELAYNIACGMIARGELSEATKLLQRALRLCDDSEELSEDDKKAEMTPIMVQQVYVYTRLGKTEEALAIQKRLSISEDSDAESRLIALNNTSALATEVDNPYLAQRKFDTAAALSKQAKLFKYQESQLEQNKYILGLQAQKFDGVYEKSSKALAKASPTVSVDTNGLSAINATAFALRRSKVVEVKEVLPLIEKRPTDVGLLLTIIQLYLTANNPGAALSVLERFLQNLEKQGPSEVRFSPGLVALTVSLYRQQGRHSNIRSELAKASSFWEKHDGRHVDSLLRGAGSELLKSSEPTDLAAAGAAFEKLCQKPVADPVAAAGLVASFATSDRAKVTPHLAGLPPIDDLLRGVNVDELVSNGVVTTAPAASQAKKRRLDQPTDAGNKKKRRRKLPKDYVEGKKMDPERWLPLRDRSSYRPKGKKGKKKAQEATQGGFVKEEETLELAGGAGSVKVEKAPTTSSNKKKKKGKK is encoded by the exons ATGGCCGGCTTTGGCGACACCATCGCCTCACTTCTGGAGACATATTCCAAGTGTCTGTGTCTCCTGAAGGGCCTAAAGGGGGCTCGTGGGAACAAGCAGCCTCGACAACTTCGAAGAAGCATTCGCTCTGACAGGTCCAAGGTTCGAAGTGTATACTCTTCAAAGCTGTCCGTGGCTGGGACTCATCTTGAAAAGGGCGACG CCGTGGCTCGATCTTCTGTGCGAAGAGTGATTAAGCGTCTTACATCGGCCACGACCAACTTGCTTCATCTCATGACCAGAGGCCAGAACCCGGTCATTGACTACCAGTCACTCAAGACTCTGTCCAACTCATCGCGTGTCGACGCTGTCAAAGCGATCAATGACCTGTCACGGAGACTTAGCACTCCGTCCTTGAAGTCTAGCTCGTCCGGGTCAAGTAAGAAGCAGAAGCATCCGAAGAGGATGCTTGCGGCAGACAGCAAGTCCAAGTCGAAGGACAGGGAAGCCTCGGAGCGCAAACTTCTCAAGTCTGCGGCGGAGGCGAACGAAACAGAGACCAAACCTGGAAACCCTACCTATACACAGCACCTCAAAGCCGAGAAACGTATGTCCATGGCAACGATGTCATCAGGCAGCACCAAGCTTGGCGAGATTGCCCCCAACAAGTTGCGACGAAGGCCATCGGAAAAGCCGGCATCGACAGATCAGTTCAGCGTGGCGCCAACATACCCGTTGAGACCTTACCATCAACCGGAGGTCAAACGCAAGAGGCTGTGGGGGCTTTTCGG GGCGTTTACTCTGCCTATTGATACTGGAAGCCACAGAAAGCA CGCTGGACGTCACTGGCTCTGCCCCACCATCCACATCGACGTCGATTCCCTATCCACCTCGAATGGGCCCAAGCGTGTCTTCAACTCGATATCGCCTTTCGCAAC AAGCTACAGAGGAGCGGCAGAACATGCAGCACCGCCCCTACTGAATCATCACGACTCATTCTTCGCTGCCGACGCCGCCCCTCACCTCACGATGCCTTCAGATCCCGCCGCAAACCTTAGCGCCCTGCTGCGCGCAGCTTCTATCGAAGACCATGAAGAGGTCCTAAAGGCTGCCAATGCTTCTCTGAAAGCCTCCAAGACTGACATCGTTGCCCAACGCACCCGCGTTGTCGCCCTTCTCAAGCTCGACCGCTTCGACGACGCCCTCCGTGCGATTGCTGACGGCGGCGACAAGCTCGAGGTCGCTAGCCTTTTGGAAAAGGCCTATGCGCTTTACAAGACGGGGAAGCTACAAGAGGCCCGCGAGGTTGCCAATTCCAAGCCCCAGCGAAGCTTTCGCCACCTGGTTGCTCAGGTGGCCTATCGAGCCGAAGACTTCAAGGACGCGCTCGACGTCTACAGCAGCCTGTTGGAGGATGAGCAAGGAGAGGAGAGCGATCTAAAGATCAATCAGCTGGCGTCCGCCGCCCAGCTGGAATGGAAGGTTTCCAACAGCCTTGATGGAGAAGACACGCCAATTCCCGCCGCCGAAGATGCCGACACCTTCGAGCTTGCCTACAACATTGCCTGTGGTATGATTGCCCGCGGCGAGCTCTCCGAAGCTACGAAGCTGCTCCAGAGAGCACTGCGCCTCTGTGACGACTCTGAAGAGCTCTCGGAAGACGACAAGAAGGCTGAGATGACCCCCATCATGGTTCAGCAGGTGTATGTCTATACTAGGTTAGGCAAGACCGAGGAAGCTCTCGCGATCCAGAAGCGACTATCCATTTCAGA GGACTCTGACGCCGAGTCTCGACTGATTGCGCTGAACAACACCTCAGCTCTTGCGACCGAGGTAGACAACCCATATTTGGCCCAGCGCAAGTTCGACACCGCAGCAGCCCTCAGCAAACAGGCGAAGCTCTTCAAGTATCAAGAAAGCCAGCTGGAGCAGAATAAGTACATTCTTGGCCTGCAAGCTCAAAAGTTTGATGGCGTGTATGAAAAGTCGTCAAAGGCACTCGCAAAGGCTTCGCCAACAGTGTCCGTCGACACAAACGGTCTTTCGGCCATCAATGCCACAGCCTTTGCTTTGCGTCGCTCCAAGGTGGTTGAAGTGAAAGAGGTTCTCCCTTTGATTGAGAAGCGCCCCACAGATGTCGGTCTGCTCCTCACCATAATACAGCTCTACCTCACAGCGAACAACCCCGGTGCTGCGTTGTCCGTCCTTGAGCGCTTCCTGCAGAACCTGGAGAAGCAAGGCCCATCAGAAGTGCGCTTCTCTCCCGGCCTGGTTGCCTTGACTGTCTCTCTTTATAGACAGCAGGGCCGCCATAGCAACATACGATCAGAGCTAGCGAAGGCATCGTCCTTCTGGGAGAAGCACGATGGTCGCCACGTCGACTCTCTCCTCCGTGGCGCCGGTTCGGAGCTCCTCAAGTCATCTGAGCCCACGGATCTTGCAGCTGCTGGCGCTGCGTTTGAGAAGCTTTGCCAGAAGCCCGTTGCGGACCCCGTTGCCGCCGCTGGCCTTGTGGCATCCTTCGCCACATCAGACAGAGCAAAGGTGACGCCTCACCTCGCTGGCCTGCCTCCCATTGACGACCTCCTCCGGGGGGTCAACGTCGACGAGCTCGTCAGCAATGGCGTCGTCACCACTGCGCCGGCAGCCAGCCAGGCCAAGAAACGCCGCCTCGATCAGCCCACTGACGCAGGCAACaaaaagaagagaagaagaaagcTGCCCAAGGACTATGTTGAGGGCAAGAAGATGGATCCTGAGCGCTGGCTGCCCCTCCGCGACCGATCCTCGTACCGCCCCAAGGGTAAGAAGGGCAAGAAGAAGGCCCAGGAAGCGACGCAAGGTGGCTTCgtcaaggaggaggagacaTTGGAGTTGGCCGGTGGCGCAGGATCTGTCAAAGTCGAAAAGGCGCCGACGACGTCGTcgaacaagaagaagaagaagggcaagaaATGA